A genomic window from Yoonia sp. R2331 includes:
- a CDS encoding LacI family DNA-binding transcriptional regulator: MTIPPRRPLTLRDVSEASGVSEMTVSRVLRNKGDVSAATRAKVQEAAKRLGYVPNKIAGSLASSRVNLVAVIIPSLKNMVFPEVLSGISETLEDTVLQPVVGVTDYLPEKEEKVLFEMLSWRPAGIIIAGLEHSEPSRAMLSQAGVPVVEIMDTDGEPIDTCVGISHRRAGRKMAEAILDAGYRRIGFMGTKMPLDHRARKRFEGFTRTLAKSGIEIIDQDFYSGGSALAKGREMTAEMLGRNPDLDFLYFSNDMIGAGGLLYLLEQGIDVPGQIGLAGFNGVELLDGLPRKLATMDACRHEIGVKAAQIIADRTKGIVDIEPMNTLSPTIALGDTLIRRT, encoded by the coding sequence TTGACCATCCCCCCTCGCCGCCCGCTGACACTCCGCGATGTTTCTGAGGCATCAGGTGTCAGCGAAATGACCGTCAGCCGCGTATTGCGCAACAAGGGTGATGTCAGCGCTGCAACGCGCGCCAAGGTTCAGGAAGCCGCCAAACGTTTGGGCTATGTGCCAAACAAGATCGCCGGATCACTGGCATCAAGCCGGGTGAATCTTGTGGCCGTCATCATCCCGTCGCTGAAAAACATGGTGTTTCCAGAGGTGCTGTCGGGCATCTCGGAAACGCTTGAAGACACCGTACTGCAGCCGGTCGTGGGCGTGACCGACTACTTGCCCGAGAAAGAAGAAAAGGTGCTGTTTGAAATGCTGTCCTGGCGCCCCGCAGGCATCATCATTGCGGGGCTTGAACATTCAGAGCCATCGCGCGCGATGCTAAGCCAAGCAGGCGTGCCCGTGGTCGAAATCATGGACACCGATGGCGAGCCAATCGACACCTGCGTGGGCATTTCGCACCGTCGCGCCGGGCGTAAAATGGCAGAGGCCATTCTGGACGCGGGCTACCGCCGGATCGGTTTCATGGGCACCAAGATGCCGCTGGACCACCGGGCCCGCAAACGGTTCGAAGGGTTCACCCGCACGCTCGCGAAGTCAGGTATCGAGATCATTGATCAGGATTTCTATTCCGGCGGATCCGCCTTGGCCAAGGGGCGCGAAATGACGGCAGAGATGCTTGGCCGTAATCCCGACCTCGATTTTCTGTATTTCTCAAACGATATGATTGGCGCAGGCGGGCTTTTGTACCTGCTCGAACAGGGGATCGATGTGCCTGGTCAGATCGGTCTGGCCGGCTTCAACGGGGTCGAACTGCTGGACGGTTTGCCGCGAAAACTTGCCACGATGGATGCTTGTCGGCACGAGATTGGTGTGAAAGCGGCACAAATCATCGCGGACCGGACCAAGGGGATCGTCGACATCGAACCGATGAACACGCTCAGCCCCACAATTGCGCTAGGCGATACGCTGATCCGCCGCACCTGA
- the gndA gene encoding NADP-dependent phosphogluconate dehydrogenase — protein sequence MALAEIGLIGLGTMGAALASNIADKGFDIAVWNRTTSVTQDFAKNAGDLAPRITPTETLEDLVASIATPRAIILMVPAGQPADDQIAALRPLLDADDLIIDAGNALFHDTNRRAREATGPFLGIGVSGGEEGARFGPSIMGGGVRANWDRVAHILEAISAKYEGTPCATWMGEEGAGHFVKAVHNGIEYADMQMIAEVYGIMRDGMGMDAAAIGEVFAGWNEGPLKSYLIEISGAVAKATDPATGQPMLDVIVDAAGQKGTGRWTVIEAQQLAAPIPAIEAAVVARNLSSRLAERAAGEKVFGAAPAPMGDALTLAQLESAMIAGKVLCYAQGFAMIEAASDDYGWALPLPEIAKVWREGCIIRSDMLNDMAAALGEDADRNLMLAPTFSAYLRDNHAALRAVVAAGALHGIAMPALASGLAYFDAMRTARGTANMIQGQRDYFGRHGFARMDNGETGQHGPWAE from the coding sequence ATGGCATTGGCAGAGATCGGCTTGATCGGACTTGGGACAATGGGGGCCGCACTGGCGTCGAACATTGCGGACAAGGGCTTTGACATTGCTGTTTGGAACCGCACCACATCTGTCACGCAGGACTTTGCCAAAAATGCCGGTGATCTGGCACCCAGGATCACCCCCACAGAAACGCTGGAAGACCTCGTCGCGTCAATTGCCACGCCCCGCGCGATCATCTTGATGGTCCCTGCCGGGCAGCCGGCAGATGATCAGATTGCGGCGCTGCGCCCATTGCTGGATGCCGATGACCTGATCATTGATGCGGGCAATGCGCTGTTTCATGACACTAACCGCCGCGCGCGCGAAGCGACCGGCCCATTCTTGGGGATCGGTGTGTCCGGCGGCGAAGAAGGCGCGCGGTTTGGGCCGTCCATCATGGGCGGAGGTGTCCGCGCCAATTGGGACCGCGTTGCCCATATTCTGGAAGCGATCAGCGCCAAATACGAAGGTACGCCCTGCGCCACCTGGATGGGTGAAGAGGGTGCGGGCCACTTTGTGAAAGCTGTGCACAACGGCATCGAATACGCCGACATGCAGATGATCGCCGAGGTCTATGGCATCATGCGCGATGGCATGGGCATGGATGCCGCCGCCATCGGAGAGGTCTTTGCGGGTTGGAACGAAGGTCCGTTGAAATCCTATCTGATCGAAATTTCGGGCGCGGTTGCCAAGGCCACAGATCCCGCCACCGGGCAGCCGATGCTGGATGTGATCGTGGATGCGGCCGGGCAAAAGGGCACGGGCCGCTGGACTGTGATCGAAGCGCAGCAACTTGCCGCCCCGATCCCCGCGATCGAGGCCGCGGTGGTTGCGCGCAACCTGTCGTCCCGACTGGCCGAGCGTGCCGCCGGGGAAAAGGTCTTTGGCGCGGCACCGGCACCGATGGGTGATGCCCTGACGCTGGCGCAACTGGAAAGCGCGATGATCGCCGGCAAGGTGCTATGCTATGCGCAAGGCTTTGCGATGATCGAAGCGGCGTCTGACGATTACGGTTGGGCCTTGCCCCTGCCCGAGATCGCCAAGGTCTGGCGCGAAGGCTGCATCATCCGCTCTGACATGCTGAACGATATGGCTGCAGCACTGGGCGAGGATGCCGACCGCAACCTGATGCTGGCGCCGACTTTTTCGGCCTATCTGCGCGACAATCACGCGGCCTTGCGCGCGGTGGTGGCGGCAGGCGCGCTGCATGGCATCGCGATGCCTGCGCTGGCCTCTGGTCTTGCCTATTTTGACGCGATGCGAACCGCGCGAGGCACTGCCAACATGATCCAAGGGCAGCGTGACTATTTCGGGCGCCACGGCTTTGCCCGGATGGATAACGGTGAGACAGGCCAGCATGGGCCTTGGGCTGAATAG
- a CDS encoding putative bifunctional diguanylate cyclase/phosphodiesterase produces the protein MAEMTAARELISRDVLFHLYDSAPSQLYTFDAASLKLIAANQSARVFLDKTMRDLVGATPWSLMNGLNADRVRRVFARVKERKAAKFDFYLHDVLGSGRVLAFTIMYQRGTKPVFVVMARDITLLNRYKMHAAQAEDRLATAINALSDGFVVYDADDRLVMCNQTYRSMYGPSAAVMTPGTKFEDILRYGLEQKQYAAAIGREDEWLRKRMEQHVKCDVDLEQQLSDGRWLRIVEQATSDGGRVGLRIDITALKDQQARLRNLLRTDDLTGLRNRYKLSEEIDALLETLEPRERIVILHLDLDRFKTVNDVFGHDAGDFVLRTAAEILSGGRVRPRIVARIDGDEFISVLVTRKSRTEVLRYADQISDKLSQPISYDGHLCHVGASMGAAFVNPSATRPGAEALSDADIALGQAKRGEAQDTVLFEPHMRETTLRNSDLAQRMQAGINRGEFVSFFQPQLNARSGRIIGFEALIRWIPSSGDPVPAGEFLSVAQNAGLTEMLDDIVMEQSCRALRKMMNWGLQSPCISLNMSMAQISDTHLIKRLNTCMRKHGLTHQNLRIELLESTLLDERAGFIVENVHRLIDAGFRVELDDFGTGHAAIATLRKFDVSKIKIDRSLVRNIDGDQELQTITRAILDLAQNLGIDVLAEGVETQAEQDMLLRFNCDSAQGYLHAKPMPLADLRSYLEQRGDIAERAPAASGAADQRIA, from the coding sequence ATGGCTGAAATGACCGCCGCGCGAGAGTTGATCTCGCGCGATGTGCTGTTTCATTTGTACGATAGCGCGCCGTCGCAGCTATATACGTTCGACGCGGCATCGCTGAAACTGATCGCGGCCAACCAATCAGCGCGGGTTTTTCTGGACAAGACTATGCGGGACCTTGTCGGGGCTACGCCTTGGTCGCTGATGAACGGTCTGAACGCCGATCGCGTCCGCCGGGTCTTTGCGCGGGTTAAAGAGCGCAAGGCGGCCAAGTTCGATTTCTATCTGCATGATGTGCTCGGTTCTGGCCGGGTGTTGGCGTTCACCATCATGTACCAACGCGGGACTAAGCCGGTTTTTGTGGTGATGGCGCGGGATATTACCTTGCTGAACCGTTACAAGATGCACGCAGCCCAGGCAGAGGATCGGCTGGCGACCGCCATCAATGCGCTGTCAGATGGGTTTGTCGTCTACGACGCGGACGACCGGCTGGTGATGTGCAATCAGACCTATCGGTCGATGTACGGCCCGAGTGCGGCGGTTATGACCCCTGGTACGAAGTTCGAAGATATTCTGCGATATGGGCTTGAGCAAAAGCAATACGCAGCCGCTATCGGCCGGGAAGACGAATGGCTTCGCAAGCGAATGGAACAGCATGTCAAATGCGATGTCGATCTGGAACAGCAGCTAAGCGACGGGCGCTGGCTACGGATTGTTGAACAGGCGACCAGTGATGGTGGGCGCGTCGGATTGCGCATTGATATCACGGCACTCAAGGACCAGCAGGCGCGCTTGAGGAACCTGCTGCGCACCGATGATCTGACCGGTCTGCGCAACCGCTACAAGCTGAGCGAAGAGATTGACGCGCTGCTTGAGACGCTTGAACCGCGCGAGCGGATCGTGATCCTGCACCTTGACCTGGACCGGTTCAAAACGGTGAATGATGTCTTTGGCCATGATGCCGGTGATTTCGTGTTACGCACTGCCGCGGAAATCCTGTCGGGCGGCCGTGTCAGGCCGCGGATTGTGGCGCGGATCGATGGTGATGAATTCATCTCTGTTCTGGTGACGCGCAAGTCGCGCACCGAAGTCCTGCGTTATGCCGATCAGATCAGCGATAAGCTTTCTCAGCCGATCAGCTATGACGGACACCTGTGCCACGTCGGGGCCTCGATGGGCGCCGCCTTTGTGAACCCCTCTGCGACCAGACCGGGAGCAGAGGCGCTATCAGACGCGGACATCGCACTTGGGCAGGCCAAGCGGGGCGAAGCGCAAGATACGGTCCTGTTTGAGCCACACATGCGCGAAACCACGCTGCGCAACAGTGATCTGGCCCAACGGATGCAGGCGGGGATCAATCGGGGTGAATTCGTATCCTTTTTCCAACCCCAGCTGAACGCCCGGTCGGGTCGCATCATCGGGTTTGAGGCGTTGATCCGCTGGATTCCGTCAAGTGGCGATCCGGTCCCGGCAGGAGAGTTCCTGTCAGTGGCGCAGAACGCCGGACTGACAGAAATGCTGGACGATATCGTGATGGAGCAGTCCTGCCGCGCGCTGCGCAAGATGATGAACTGGGGCCTGCAAAGCCCCTGCATCAGCTTGAATATGTCGATGGCGCAAATCAGTGATACGCACCTGATCAAGCGGCTGAACACCTGTATGCGCAAGCATGGGCTGACCCATCAGAACCTGCGGATTGAATTGCTTGAATCGACATTGCTGGACGAACGTGCGGGGTTCATTGTTGAAAACGTGCACCGGTTGATCGACGCAGGCTTCCGGGTTGAGCTTGACGACTTTGGCACCGGCCACGCGGCCATCGCGACGCTACGCAAGTTCGACGTGAGCAAGATCAAGATCGACCGCAGCCTCGTGCGCAATATCGATGGCGATCAGGAGTTGCAGACAATCACCCGTGCGATCCTGGATTTGGCACAGAACCTTGGGATTGATGTGCTGGCCGAAGGGGTGGAAACCCAAGCCGAACAGGACATGCTTTTGCGTTTCAACTGCGACAGCGCGCAGGGCTATCTGCATGCCAAACCGATGCCATTGGCAGACCTCCGAAGCTACCTTGAACAGCGCGGGGACATCGCGGAAAGGGCGCCCGCTGCGTCAGGTGCGGCGGATCAGCGTATCGCCTAG
- a CDS encoding cytochrome c1: protein MTMIRHLTLSAVAALTLTVSPALAAEVETEIEDFAFSFEGPFGSYDQNQLQRGLKIYTEICSACHGLELVAFRNLHDEGGPGLPEDQMRAFAEQYEVFDQALFDGEGDFRPATPADKFPGSSLSNAPDLSLMAKARAGFHGPYGTGLAQLFKGMGGAEYIASLMTGYHEEPECALEMDPPMDGFYNVAFAAGGFPETCIDEKGKHMVPGSWISMSQPLWGEDVDFDDGHSNSLEHEAEDIAAFLMWTAEPKLVARKQAGLTGVIFLTVLSVLLYLTNKKLWAPHKHKDD, encoded by the coding sequence CCTGACACTTTCCGCTGTTGCGGCGCTGACCCTGACGGTTAGCCCCGCGCTGGCCGCAGAAGTCGAAACTGAGATTGAGGATTTCGCATTCTCGTTCGAGGGGCCGTTCGGCAGCTATGATCAAAACCAGCTGCAACGCGGTCTGAAGATCTACACCGAGATTTGTTCAGCCTGTCACGGGCTGGAATTGGTCGCGTTCCGCAACCTGCATGATGAAGGCGGCCCCGGTCTGCCAGAGGATCAGATGCGCGCCTTTGCCGAGCAATACGAAGTGTTCGATCAGGCGCTGTTTGATGGTGAAGGCGATTTCCGCCCCGCCACACCGGCCGACAAGTTCCCCGGGTCCTCGCTGTCCAATGCGCCTGACCTGTCCTTGATGGCCAAGGCACGCGCCGGGTTCCACGGGCCCTACGGCACTGGTCTTGCGCAACTCTTCAAAGGCATGGGTGGAGCGGAATACATCGCCTCGCTGATGACCGGCTATCACGAAGAGCCTGAATGCGCGCTGGAAATGGACCCGCCGATGGATGGTTTCTACAACGTGGCTTTTGCTGCGGGTGGTTTCCCTGAGACTTGCATCGACGAAAAGGGCAAGCACATGGTGCCCGGTTCGTGGATTTCCATGTCGCAGCCGCTGTGGGGTGAGGATGTCGATTTCGACGACGGCCATTCCAACAGCCTTGAGCATGAAGCCGAAGACATCGCCGCCTTCCTGATGTGGACGGCCGAGCCGAAGCTGGTCGCGCGCAAGCAGGCCGGTCTGACCGGCGTGATCTTCCTGACCGTGTTGTCGGTGCTGCTGTACCTGACCAACAAGAAGCTTTGGGCGCCGCACAAGCACAAAGACGACTAA